The Sorangiineae bacterium MSr11954 DNA segment GCTCGTGGTCGTTCTTCAGGAGGCGGTTGAGGCTCACCCCCGACTTGCGCAGATCGCGCTCGAGCAGCTCGCGCCCGAGACGAAGCGACTTTTCGCGCTCCTCGGCCCGCAAGTAGTTGCGGATTTTGGCGCGGGCGCGCGTGGTGCCTGCGAGCTCCAGCCAGTCCTTCGACGGGTGTTGGTTCGGGTTGGTGATGATCTCCACCACGTCGCCGTTGCGAAGCTTGTAGCGCAGCGGCTCCATCTTGCCGTTGATGCGGCTGCCCGTGATGTGCTCGCCCAGCTGCGAGTGGATGGCGAACGCGAAGTCGATGGGCGTGGCGCCGCGCGGAAACACCCGCACGTCACCCTTGGGGGTGAAGACATAGACCTCGCCCTCGAACAGGTCGACCTTGACCCCCTCGAGAAACTCGGCCGGATCCTTGAGCTCCTTCTGCCACTCCATCAGCTGGCGCAGCCAACCGAAACGCTGCGCGTCTTGATCGGGCACCCCGCCGCCGTTTCGCTCCTTGTAGCGCCAGTGCGCCGCGATGCCGCGCTCGGCCACCCGGTGCATCTCGTGCGTGCGGATCTGGATCTCGAGGCGCTCGCGCGATGGACCGATCACGGTCGTGTGGAGCGACTGGTACATGTTCGGCTTGGGGAGCGCGACGTAGTCCTTGAAGCGGCCCGGCACCGGGGTCCACTTCGAGTGCACGACGCCGAGCGCGGCGTAGCAGTCGCTCACCGACTCGACCAAGACGCGGAACGCGATCAGATCGTGGATCTGATCGATCGTACAGTCCTGCGACTTCATCTTGCGCCAGATGGAGTACAGGTGCTTGGCGCGGCCGCTCACGTCGCACGCGAAGCCCTGCTCCGCGAGGCGCGCCAGCAAGGTCTTGCTGACGTCGGAGATGTACTTGTCCCGCTCGCGTTTGGTGCGGCTGATGGCGCTGGAAAGCTCGGCGTACGTCTCCGGCTCCAGGTGCTTGAAGGACAAATCTTCCAGCTCGCTCTTGAAGCTCTGCATGCCGAGGCGGTTGGCCAGCGGCGCATAGATGTCGAGCGTCTCGCGCGCGATGCGCTCCTGCGCATCCGGCTTCATGAACTCGAGGGTCCGCATGTTGTCCACGCGGTCGCAGAGCTTCACCAGGAGCACGCGGATGTCGCGCGCCATGGCGACCACCATCTTGCGGAAATTCTCCGCCTGGCGGTCTTCTTTCGACGTGAAGTTGATCTTCGAGAGCTTGGTGACCCCATCCACCAGGTTGGCGATCTCGTGGCCGAATTCGCGCTCGAGATCCTTGGTGGAGGCGAGCGTATCCTCCACCACATCGTGCAAGAGCCCGGCACACACGCTCGCCGTATCCAAGCGGAGCTCGGTGATGATGCCGGCCACCCCCGCGGGGTGGACGAAGTAGGGATCGCCCGACTTGCGAACCTGGCCCGAGTGGGCACGGTAGCTGAAATCGTAAGCTCGTTTGATGAGATCGGCATCAGCGAGAGGCTGATACCCTCGAACGCGCTGGATTAGGTCATCGACTTGGAGCATGGGTTAGCCTCTATGCCGGGTCCGCGCGTTGACCTTCGTGCTGGCGCTCGATGCGGGCTGACGGTGATAGGCGGCTGAAACCGAAACGTAACATTGGGTCTTTTCCCCGGCAATTGGAGACTCTGCCAAAGACTGCCAATGTGTTCGCGACCGCACCTTTTTGGCCACTTTCTCTTTTGCTCCTGTTTGCTCTCTCCCCACGTTGGACGGGCGACTGCCCGAATCGTTCGTGAGGGCCTGCGCCCATGCGATACTGGCGGGTCCCGATGAAACATAACCAGACCGGCGTGTACGTGCATTTTCCGTGGTGCCTGGCGAAGTGCCCCTATTGTGACTTTGTAAGCTACGCGAAAGAGCGCACCGCGATCGACCACTCCGGCTATGCCGATGCCGTTCTTCGCGAGCTCGATGCGCGCCGGGAGGCCATCGGCGATCGGTTCGTGGGAAGCATTTTCTTCGGTGGCGGAACGCCGAGCCTCTGGGAGCCTCGCGAGCTCGGTCGGGTGCTGCGTGCCATCCGTGAACATTTTTCGTGCGCGCCCGATCTCGAGATCACGGTGGAATGCAACCCCACCTCCTTGGACCGCGAACGCGCCGCCGCGCTGATGGACGCGGGCGTGGGCCGCCTTTCCATCGGTACGCAGTCGCTGCGCGCGGAGCAGCTGCGCTTTCTCGGGCGCCTGCACGATTCCGCGGGCGCGCTTGCCGCCATCCACGACGCGCTGGCGGCGGGCGTGCCACGCATCTCGACCGACATCATCTTCGGCCTTCCGGATCAGTCAGCCGAGGACGCCCGCGACCAAGCGCTGGCCCTCGCCGACCTCGGCCTCACGCATCTGTCGTGTTACCAGCTGACCATCGAGCCGGGCACGCAGTTCGGGGAGCTCGCCCGCCGCGGAAGGCTCCCTCTGGCCGACGACGGCCGCACGGCCGACGCCTTTCTCGCCATCGACGAGGCGCTCTCGAGCCGCGGATTCCGTCATTATGAAATATCCAACTACGCGCAGGCGGGCGAAGAATCGCGCCATAACCTCGGCTACTGGCGCGGGGAGGAGTACATCGGGCTCGGCTGCGCTGCCTTCGGCTGCATTCGCCCCGATGCCGCGGAGCCGAGCCGCGTCCGGTACCGCAACGCGATCGATCCAAAGCGGTACATCGAGGGCACCTCGACCATGCGGAGCGATCGCACGGGCGAGGGCGACGGCTTATCGATGTTCTCGGAGCGCGTCGATCCCGAGGCGCTCTTGCGCGAGAAGATCATGCTGGGCCTTCGCACCGAAGAGGGCGTCGATCTGGAGGCGAGCGCACGGGACCTCGACGTCGAAGCTTGGCCACGCGACCGAAGGCGCGCCGCCGATCGCCTCGCCTCGATGAATCGCCTCACCATCGAGGGCGGCCACTTATCGATCCCGCGCAGCGCATGGCTCTTCACGGACGACACGGCGGCGCGTCTCTTCTAACGACACGACGGCGCGACTCTTCTAAGATGGCGCCGGAAGAATCCGAAACGCCAGGAGCCACCCATGTCCGAAGAACTCGTCATCACCGCCGTCGGCCCCGATCGACCCGGAATCACCTCGGAGTTTTCGGGCCACGTGCACCGAGCCGGTGCCAACCTCGCGGACGCGCGCATGATCAACTTGCGCGGTCGCTTCGCCCTGGTGGCCCTCGTCCTCGGCGATCGTCAAACCCTCGACAACACGCGCCGCGTGCTCGAAGGCGCCGCGCGCGAGATGGGCCTCGCCATCGAATTTTCGAGCGCCGAAAAAGCCCCGCCCCGCGGCGGCGTGCCCTTCCGCCTGCGAAGCTACTCGATGGACCAACCCGGCATCGTGCACAAGCTGACCCGCTACTTGCACGAACAAGGCGTGAACATCGAAGAGCTCGAAACCCGTCTCGAGTCGGCGCCCTTCATGGGCACGCCCGTCTTCACGATGACCTTGGTGATGCTCGTCCCCAACCACGTCTCCGTCAAGGCACTGCGCCACAACCTCGACGAACTGGGCGGCGCGCTCAACTGCGACATCGATCTGGACCCAGCATAGACGCCGCATTTCGGCGCTTGCCCGACGTTTGCCGAGAAAAGAAACCGCCAGGGCGCTAGGGGCGCCGAAGGGGTGGCTTGCCTCTGACGTGCCGGAGAAAGAGAAAACCGCCAGGGCGCTAGGGGCGCAAAAGGGTGGAATGCTCTGACGGGCCGGAGAAGAGAAAACCGCCAGGGCGCTAGGGGCGCAAAGGGTGGAATGCCTCTGACGGGCCGGAGAAGAAAACCGCCAGGGCGCTAGGGGCGCAAAGGGTGGAATGCTCTGACGGGCCCAGAGAAGAGAAAACCGCCAGGGCGCTAGGAGCGCAAAGGGTGGAATGCCTCTGGGGGCTCGTTGTTTTTGTTTTTCAGCTCGGGGCCCGTAGCAGCCTCCTCTCTCTATCCATCTCTGGCTCCGGCCCCTAGCGACCCTTGCGCCCTTGCGGTTGCCTCTCTCTTTTCGAGACCTCCCCCCGCCGTCGTAGCAGCCTCCCCTCTCTATCCATCTCTGGCTCCGGCCCCTAGCGACCCTTGCGCCCTTGCGGTTGCCTCTCTCTTTTCGAGACCTCCCCCCGCCGTCGTAGCAGCCTCCCCTCTCTATCCATCTCTGGCTCTGGCCCCTAGCGACCCTTGCGCCCTTGCGGTTGCCTCTCTCTTTCGAGACCTCCCCCCGCCGTCGTAGCAGCCTCCCCTCTCTATCCATCTCTGGCTCTGGCCCCTAGCGACCCTTGCGCCCTTGCGGTTGCCTCTCTCTTTTCGAGACCTCCCCCGCCGTCGCAGCAGCCTCCCCTCTCTATCCATCTCTGGCTCTGGCCCCTAGCGACCCTTGCGCCCTTGCGGTTGCCTCTCTCTTTCGAGACCTCCACCGCGCGTCGAGCGGTGCTCAACTTGTGGACAACACCTGAACAAGGCGCGCACAAACTGGGCAGTGGCTGTATAGAACCTGTGTTCACCCCTGCACATCGTTGAAGGATCTCGTGCACTTACATGTGCAGTGATCCCCCTCCGTCAGGACAGCCACTAAGGGCGGTGTCCGAATCGCTGGACGGCCACAAGCCTTTGTGGTTAGAAGGACTTTCCGGACGCGAGCACACCAGGCCAGACGGACTGCACCCGGCAAGCACATGCGGTGCGGCGAAGAACAGACGAATCGTGACGCGGGGGCTGTTCAGGGGAACGTTCAGCATTACGTTGAGACTCTGTTCAGGAGTCGCTTTCCCTCGAACGGCCCCGTTCGTGTCCCTTCCCATCCCATTGCCAGCAACAGGAGGCGGTCATGGCAGAATCGGACTTCGGCAAAGTTTCGAACGGGCGCAACCATACGATGACGAGCAAGCAGACGAAGAAAGCGCCGGCTACGCCGAAGGCGATCGCCAGTTCCTCCCAAGCCATCACGCCGAAGACCGCTGCCACTGTTCCGGCTCACGCGCGGACCCAAGACGAGGTCCCCGTGCAGCGCTTCTACACGAAGGCCGGCATCGATCCCCTCGACCAAGTCACGTACGAGCGCCGCTCGAGCACCATCTCGAACCCCGATGGATCGGTGGTCTTCAAGATGGAAGGTGCCGAGGTCCCCGCGGGCTGGAGCCAGCTTGCCACGGACATCGTCATCTCCAAGTACTTCCGAAAGGCCGGCCTGCAGAGCGGCTCGTCGCCGTCGAAGACGAATGGCGTGGGGCTCGGTGAGGGTGAGCGGAGCGTCCGCCAAGTCGTCTACCGCATCGCGCACACGATCCGCACCACCGCCGAAGCATTCGGCGGCTACTTCGCCAGCACCGAAGCGGCGGACACCTTCGAGGCGGAGCTCTCGTACCTGCTGGTGAACCAGTACGGCGCCTTCAACTCGCCCGTGTGGTTCAACTGCGGCTTGTACCATCAGTACGGCATCGAGGGATCCGGCGGAAACTGGGCCTGGAACCCCGAGGCGGAGGAGTCCGAGCTCGCCGCCGACGGCACCTCCACCACCGAGGTCGTGGAGACCGCGAACGCCTACGGCCGGCCGCAATGCTCCGCGTGCTTCATCCAGTCCGTGCAGGACGATCTCATGGGCATCTACGAGCTCGTGAAGTCCGAGGCCCGCCTCTTCAAGTACGGCTCGGGGACGGGCACCAACTTCAGCGCCATCCGCGGCAAGCAGGAGAAGCTCTCCGGCGGCGGCACCTCCAGTGGGCTCATGAGCTTCCTCGAGGTGTTCGATCGCGCGGCCGGCGCCACCAAGAGCGGCGGCACCACGCGCCGCGCGGCCAAGATGGTCTGCTTAGATGTCGACCACCCCGAGATCGTCGACTTCATCGAGTGGAAGATGCGCGAGGAGAAGAAGGCGCACGCCCTCATCCGCGCCGGCTACTCGAGCGACTTCAACGGCGACGCGTACCACACCATCAGCGGTCAGAACTCGAACAACTCGGTGCGCGTGACCGACGAGTTCATGAAGGCGGTGCTCGCGGGCGGCAAATGGCACACGCGCATGCGCCTCACGGGCAACGTGTGCGAGACGTTCGAGGCCAAGGATCTCTGGCGCAAGATCGCCGAGGCGGCGTGGGGCTGCGCCGA contains these protein-coding regions:
- a CDS encoding bifunctional (p)ppGpp synthetase/guanosine-3',5'-bis(diphosphate) 3'-pyrophosphohydrolase → MLQVDDLIQRVRGYQPLADADLIKRAYDFSYRAHSGQVRKSGDPYFVHPAGVAGIITELRLDTASVCAGLLHDVVEDTLASTKDLEREFGHEIANLVDGVTKLSKINFTSKEDRQAENFRKMVVAMARDIRVLLVKLCDRVDNMRTLEFMKPDAQERIARETLDIYAPLANRLGMQSFKSELEDLSFKHLEPETYAELSSAISRTKRERDKYISDVSKTLLARLAEQGFACDVSGRAKHLYSIWRKMKSQDCTIDQIHDLIAFRVLVESVSDCYAALGVVHSKWTPVPGRFKDYVALPKPNMYQSLHTTVIGPSRERLEIQIRTHEMHRVAERGIAAHWRYKERNGGGVPDQDAQRFGWLRQLMEWQKELKDPAEFLEGVKVDLFEGEVYVFTPKGDVRVFPRGATPIDFAFAIHSQLGEHITGSRINGKMEPLRYKLRNGDVVEIITNPNQHPSKDWLELAGTTRARAKIRNYLRAEEREKSLRLGRELLERDLRKSGVSLNRLLKNDHELGKLFESLKVQNQEELFISIGYGKLKPGDVVAVVSPPEEDGRESIPPADLREGRIEGLVRKVIKRDEDGIRLNGIDDVLVRYARCCNPLPGDDILGFITRGRGITIHRRGCPKAFDTDPARRVEISWDAKAKINRNVQLRVTTANRPGILATVGHTFSAQGINISEANCRAGDDGRAVNVFTFICSDMNQLKNVMKALHKVEGVVAVERA
- the hemW gene encoding radical SAM family heme chaperone HemW, with translation MKHNQTGVYVHFPWCLAKCPYCDFVSYAKERTAIDHSGYADAVLRELDARREAIGDRFVGSIFFGGGTPSLWEPRELGRVLRAIREHFSCAPDLEITVECNPTSLDRERAAALMDAGVGRLSIGTQSLRAEQLRFLGRLHDSAGALAAIHDALAAGVPRISTDIIFGLPDQSAEDARDQALALADLGLTHLSCYQLTIEPGTQFGELARRGRLPLADDGRTADAFLAIDEALSSRGFRHYEISNYAQAGEESRHNLGYWRGEEYIGLGCAAFGCIRPDAAEPSRVRYRNAIDPKRYIEGTSTMRSDRTGEGDGLSMFSERVDPEALLREKIMLGLRTEEGVDLEASARDLDVEAWPRDRRRAADRLASMNRLTIEGGHLSIPRSAWLFTDDTAARLF